The Novosphingobium aromaticivorans DSM 12444 genome segment TGCATTACCAAACCGTCAGGCGGCCTGATGAATGCGAATTCTGCGACAGCAACTCGGGCCCGTTGCCGCTCAATATTGCCCTTGCCTTCATGGAGCATCGCACAGCGCAGGGCGTATATATCTCGAGCATCTAAAGGACGCGCCCCAGTCGGCACCAATTTTTGTGCCATGTGGCGATTCCACCAATTCACAAACCGAGCGCGGCTGCCTGCATTCGGTGCATCGTAACCACCACAAATGTCGGGAACTGATAAGGCAAGTGCTAGTGCTGCATGCCAAATGCCTGCGGATGCGCACGCTCGCAAATCATCAATCAAGTGCTGCATATCTTCCTCTGACGGCGGTAACGACGCCTAGCCTTACCGCATATCCCCGCCGTCGATGCAATTCGTCGACGCCCTTACCCTTGATGCACCGCGCCGCACCCGCGAAGGCTTCATGGCCGTCCGCGCCAAGGCCGCCAGGGTCGGCGTCTATGACTACCTCGGCTCCGAGATCGATCCGGAGAATAAGCACGGCCTGCGCGACAAGGGCATGGTCAAGGTGCTGCGCGACGAGGCCACCGTCTTCGACATGGCGGCGGTGCGGTCCTTCGTCGGCAAGCCGATCACCGACGATCACCCTACCGAGGCCGTCACTGCCGACAACTGGCGCCAGCACGCGCGCGGCACCGTCATGGGCGCGATCCGCGACGGCGATTATCTCGCGTTCGACCTCCTGCTGACCGACGCCGATGCGATTGCCAAGGTCGATGCCGGCAAGTGCGAACTCAGCAACGGTTATGCCGCGTCGCTGGAATTCGGCGACTTCGCAGCGCCCGACGGCACCAAGTGTGTCGCGCGCCAGACTTCCATCCAGGGCAACCACGTCGCGCTGGTGGACCGGGGTCGAGCTGGCCCCGAATGCCGCATCTCGGACGCGTTTGCGCACTGCGATGCAATTCCGACTACCATCATGGAGCCTGTCATGAAGACGATCATGCTCGACGGTATCCCCGTCAATCTGGGCGATGCAGCCGCCGTCGAAGCGGCGATCGCCAAGCTGCAGGACACTGCCGCCAAGGCCGCAACTGCCCTCACCGATGCCGAAGCCAAGCTCAGCACCGAGACCGGCAAGGTCGCCGCGCTCGAGAAGCAGCTCGCCGATGCCAAGGCCGAACTCGAACCGGCTCGTCTCGACCAGCTGGTTGCCGATCGCGCCGCGCTGGTGGCGAAGGTCAAGGCAATTGCGCCCGACCTGGTCGTCGATGGCAAGACCGACGCGGAAATCCGCCGCGCCGTGGTCGCTGCCAAGCTCGGCGATGCCTGCCCGAAGGATGACGCCGGCGTTGCCGGTGCGTTCGCGGTGCTGACCGCCACCAACGACGAAAAGCCTGAGGTGCACAACCTCGCCCCGGCGAAGTTCGCCGATTCCGCAACCGTCGTCGCGTCGATCCGCGCCGCGCGCTACGCCTAAGGAGGCTGACAGATGCCCGAACTTCAGACCAGCTACACCGGCACCGTCGCCAAGGGCTACGCCGGCATGATCGCCAATGGCGAAACCTCCAACCGCATCAGCCGCACCGTCGAGGATGCGGCCGGCATCGCATTCGGCAAGCCCGTCTATCGCGGCTCTGGCGATCACGGCTGCACCGCCACGGTCGGCACCCTCGCCACCTTCCTGGGCTGGACCGTCGCGACGTCGGCGATGGCCCCGGTCGCCGGTCAGGATGCCGACGAGTACCAGCAGTACGATACCGCCACGATCATCACTTCCGGCGCGATCTACGTCGCGGTCAAGGGCGCGGTGACTGATGGCGCGGCACTGACCGTCGGCACCGGCGGCGGAGCTGCCGACCTTGTTGGCGCCACAGCAGCCGACGCAACCCACATCGCGACGGGTTGGGTCGCGGACGAAACTGTCACCGACGGCCTGTGCCGCATCGTGAAGCGCTAAGGGGACTGAAACAATGACCGCACTTTCGTTCTTCGACCGCGCTTCGGGCCAGATCACTGACCCCGGCGCATTCATGCTGGCTGATGCCGCGACCAAGAAGCAGGTCATCGCGCTGTGGGCAAACGACAACGCCCGCCATGCCGCGACCTTCGCTGACAAGGTCGATGCGTTCCTTCAGGACGCCCAGGTCGGTTATGCCTTCCTGACGCCCCAGCTTCACCGCATCGAGGCCGAGGTCTACATGACCCGGTATCCCTCGTTCGACATCAGCCGTTTCATGACGGTCGATACCTCGGGCGACATGTGGGATGTCGGCACCGTCGTCTATTCCATGGACAATGTCGGCCAGGCTGAATTCATGGGCGGCGGCGCTTTCGACATGCCCTACGCTTCGACCCAGATGAACCAGGCCACGCGCAACTTCCATCTCGCCGCGATCGGCTACGAGTGGAACACGCAGGAAATGCAGCGCGCCGCCAAGCTCGGTCGCTCGCTCTCGTCTGACAAGGCGCAGGGTGCGGTTCTGGCTGCCGACCGCTTCATCTACGGCATTGCCATGACCGGCAAGACGCCACGCGGTGAAAGCGAAAAGGGCTGGACCGGCTTCATCAACAACGGTTCAGCGCCCTCCGCGCAGGTCGCGGCGGATGGCACTGGCTCCTCGCGCCTCTGGGCGGACAAGACGCCCGACCTGATCCTGCGTGACATCAATGCTGCGCTTACCGCTGTCGAGACTGGCACGGGCGAGACGCACATCGCCAATACGCTGGCCCTTCCAACGTCGCGCTACAACTACATCGCGACGACCCGCGTCGGCGACACCAACGCGACGATCCTGTCGTTCCTGCTGGCAAACAACGTGGCTGGCGAGGCTCTGACGATCCTCAAGAGCCGCGAACTCGAAACGGCCGGCACCGGCTCGACCACGCGCATGATCGCCTACGACAACAACCCGCAGGTTCTCAAGTTCATGCTGCCTGGCGCGCACCAGTTCCTGCCCGCGTTCCAGAAGTCCAGCCTCGTCTACGAGGTCGGCGGCATCATGAACGTCGGCGGCTGCGACGTCCGCCTGCCCAAGGCGATCGTCTACCGCGACAGCTTCTGAGGAGCGCTGACATGGCACAGGTCAAGAACATCAGCACTGGCCCGCGTGGCGCCTATCTCAAGGGCGCCTACGTGGAGGCCGAGGTGGGCGCGGTCATCGAGGCCGATGACTTCGCCGAGGAATGGTTCGAGGAGGTCAAGGCCTCCAAGGCCAAAGCGGACGCCAAGTCCGAATAACCTCGGGGTCGCAACAGGGGTGGCGAAGGGGCTGGCGGCAACGCTGGCCCCTTTTGCTTTGCCCTGACGGCGGTAACCTCATGTCGACGCCTGCGCCATGCCCACCCCATGGCCTACTCCGCCCCCACCGCAGCCACACTCAAGGCCCGCTACCCAGCCTTCACCGCCGTCGCCGACGCCACCATCGACTACTGGCTGGCCGAAGCGGCGGAGGATTGCGCGGGTTGGCCCGACAGCCTCAGGGCTCGCGGTGAAATGGCCCTCGCCGCGCATCGCATGGCAGAGTTGGGCATCGTCGCCGGCACTGTCCCCGCCGGCGTCACCTCGTTCAAGTCCGGCACCTTCTCGGCCACGGTTTCGGACGGAGTTGCATCGCGCACCGGCTACGACGCCACACTCTACGGTCGAGAGTTCCGCCAGCTGGCCCGCAGCGTATTCGGCGGACCGCGCCTTGCATGGCAGCCGAGCGCCGAGCCGTGCTGAACCAGATCTTCGCCAGCCTTGCCACAGGCTTTGCCGCGCAATTCGGCGCGCCGTTTCAGGACGTGTCGGCGACGTGGCCGGGCACCGCGGTCTATGACGACGGGGGCAGCATCGTGACCCCTGGCACGCCGGTTTCGCTGCCCTGCAAGGCGCAATTCGACGTGCCGACCGAGGCGATGCGCAGTGATCCCGGCTTTCTCGAAAAGGACATGCGGCTAATCGTCCTCACTGCCACGCTCGACGGTACTCTCGACAGCGAAGCCAATATCGTCGTCGCCACCGGCGAGCATGCCGGCACATGGTCGCTGGAATCCATCACGGGCGATCCCGCTGGCATCGGTTGGGAATGCCGCGCCCGAAAGATCGCCTGATGGCGATGAAGGGCGCAGACAAGCACCTGCGGAGGTTGCGCCGGTTGAGCGACGAAGCCGTCGACATGGCCGGTAAGGTCGTGTTCGTCGGCTCCGACATGGTCCGCGCCGAGGCCTTCCGCTCGATCTCGGCGGGGTCGGTGTCCGGAAAGAACCACGTGCCCAGCGCACCTGGCGAACCGCCCAACCGCGATACCGGGGTCTTGCAGGATAACCTTGTCAACGAGAAGACCGGTCCACTCAGCGCCGAAGTGCGGTCCGAGGGCCCCTATGCCACCGAACTCGAACTCGGAACGTCGAAGATGGAGGCGCGCCCGTATATGCGCCCCGCGCGCGACGCGACCGAGCCGAAGATTCAGCGCCTGTTCCGCGAGGAAATGGGCAAGCTGGTGAGGAGGTCGGGCAAATGAAGACAATCAAGCTCGCGAAGGCTTGGACCTATCGCACCCCGGAAGTGACGATCGACTATCTGGCCGGGGAACATCAGGTCCGGGACGAAATCGCGGCACAGGCACCGAAGGAGAAGCGCAATGGCGGTAGGACTGCAAAAGCTCGTCCGGCGCGCGCTGCTGTCGCGCCTGAAGGCTGACGCTGCCCTGACCGCTCTAGTCCCGGCGGCATCGATCAATCCGCCAGGCGCTCCGGCGTGGCCTTTCATCGTCCTTCGCGCGCCGGTCACGCAGCGGCTCAAGGCGGCCTGCGTCAACGGTGGTCAGGGCTCGTGGGATGTGCATGCTTTCGCAGGCCCTCGTCTGTCAGGTGGGGCCGTCGTGGAAACTGCCGAGGATCATGCAGGATCGATCGGCGCGGCCATCGAAACCGCTCTGGCGGACAACTGGCTAGCGCTACCTGCAGGTTCCCGTGCCCGGATCAGGCTCAGCGATATCCGGTTGCTGACCGACGGCGACCCCGACCACTATCACTGGTTCTGCCAGTGCAATTGGCGAGTGCTTTCGGCCTGATGGCGTGATACCTTCGCGCCGTGGACTACCTCACCAAGGACCAACTCGGCTCGCTGCTGGCCGTGCTGATCGCGCAGTTGCAGCGCAATGGCGTCCTGACACCCGATGACTTCGACACCATGAAGCGCAGGTTGATCGAAGGTGACGACGAGGTTGTGGCCGATGCCATCACGGGTGTCCTGCTCAGCGACATCATCGACGAACCGCAGCGCCGGCGGGCGACGATGCATGTGATTGCTGAGCAGGATTAGCTAACTTTTAGGCCGCCTCCCGCCACTCGCGGTCATGACGGAACTGCAGCGGGACCACGTTTGTCTCGTCCATTCTATCCAAATGTTCAGTCATCTCTCTGATGAGCTTCGCAAGCTCTTCGTCCGGAAGCATGGCCATGAGAACCATGACCCGCAACATACGGTCTGCCGGCCCTGGAATTTCCACTTGCCCCTTTTCCCAGCGCGCAACGGTCTGGCTGGAAACGCCAAGTACTTTCGCCAAGCTGCTTTGAGTATGGTCAATGGCAACCCGCATGAAGCGGATTTCCTTGGGGGCCAATGTCTTTCGGTGCTCCGCCAGATTGAGAGCAATCACCTTATGCAATCCTTCGCGGTCTTGCACATAAGTAAAGGTTTCCCCGTCAATTTCCTCAATCTCATAGCCATTGCACAGGTAAATACCATCCAGCCCGCAACCTCTATACAGAAGAGGTTCGGCGCACATGGCTTCGCCCTCAATATAGTAGTGTTCAGCTTCGCTGGTCATTTTAGGTCTTCCCATTCGACGGTCTTGATGAAGAGGCGCTTGTTGCGGATCACGATCGTGACCACCCCAATCTCTCTCATCCCCCGCATCTTCTCGACAATTTTACATTTCCATTCCGCGGGTCGATCACCAGGGGTGACATCGCCACGGATCTCTCCGGTCTTGAGGGCCCGTAGAACTTGGACGTCGGAAATTCCGCGCTCTTCCATCCTCTCGATGGCATGGCTTCCAAAGGCAACCTCGCCTACGTCAGCCAGCTCGTGAATGCGTCTTTCGAGCTTTTCCCGCTCGAGTCGCATTTCGATAATGCGTCGTTCCGGTTCCCTCATCCACCTGTCATTATGATAGGTGGTACACGCAGTCAATGAAGAAAGCGTTGATTGGTTCCCTCGATGGTACGGCCATTAGGCCGCCCTCTGACGGCGGTAACGACCGACCCTGACCCAGCCTAAGCCCTTCGCGATGATTGCGAGGAGCCCGCGCTGATGTCCCTTCCCGTCGAAGCCGATTTCGCCCTGATCAAACTCGGCGATGGTGCGACCCCAACCGAAGTGTTCGCCATTGCCTGCGGCCTGCAGGATGTGAACGTCAATCGCACCGCCAACAGCTCGGACCGCTTCGTCCGCGACTGCGCCAAGCCCGGCGAGGTTCCCACCCGCAAGGTTCGCGTGAACGGCAAGCAGCTCGACATCACGGGTTCCGGCCTCATCGACAAGACCCACATCGACACGTTCGAGGAGGCGCTGGGCACCGCGAAGAACTACAAGGTCGAACTATATGCCGACGACGGAACGGACGCTGGCGATCTAATCGGCACTTTCGCCGGGCCGTTTGTGATGACCGCCGCCAACATGGCGATCACGCGTGAAGGTGGCGGCACTGCCGAAGTTACCCTCGCCAACCACGGCCCATGGACCTGGACGCCGGCCGGGTAATCCATGGAAACGCGGATCAACCGCCTATTCGCAGGTGAGGAGCGCGCCTTCTGGCTTCCGATGTCGCGCGTCATTGCATTCGAGCGCGAGGCGGGTTGCTCGATTTTTGCCCTGTTCTACGCGCTGGGTGAGAACCTTGGCGCGGCGGAAAGCGGCGACATGGTCCTGATCGGGGCGAGCGACGCACGGCTAAAGCAGTGCCATTCCCTGATCTCCAACGCCCTCATCGGCGCGGGCGAGAGCGAGCAGGAAGCCCGCGACCTTATCCAGACCTATTGCTTCCCAGCGCGACCAGCGATTCATGACGCGGCACTGGCGTTCCAGATCCTCCGCGCTGCGATCTACGGCATCCAGTTGCCGGAAGGCTCAAAAAAAAAGGCCGACGACGCGACGTTGAGCCCTTCGTAAAGGGTGTCGTCATCGGCAATTGCGGTGAGCTAGGGCTGAACTGGGAGCGCACCTCCCTTTCCATGTACTACGAGGCAATCGCCGCTCGCGATCCGGAGCAGCAAAAGGATGCGGCTGCCGACACGGTGGGTTTGTCGCGGTTCCTCTCGGCGCATGCGACGGGCTGAAGTTGACGCGACGCGCCTCGGGGTGCCATTTCCGACGTCATGTTGAACCTCCAAGGACCATGGGTCGTTCGCGGCCTGGCGGCGATAGGTACCCTACTCATTTTCATGGGCCTGTGGCTGGCGTGGGGCACGTTGCGCATGCACACCCCCCAACCGGAATACGGCGAGGCTGCGATCTACATGATCCAGCTTGCCGAGCAGCAGGTCTATGTCACCCGTCTGATCCTCGCTGCGGCCCTATTTATAGCCGGTGTGGTCAGCTGGGTTGGGGCCTGCATCGTGGCCGCAATCCACGGCAAGCCCTGACGGCGGTAACCTGCCCTCCCCTCGAAACATAGGTTCGCCCCGCCACCGGAGCGGACCCAATGCCAGAGATCGATCCCGTCATTCTGCAGCTTCAGGCGGACCTGAAGCAGTATCGCTCTGACCTCACCGGCGCCCAGAGGCTCACCGAAACGAAGCTCGCCGCCATCGAGGCTCGCGGCGTCGCGATGGGGCAGAACATCCGCAAGGGCTTTGACCTCGCGAAGGGCGCGGCGATTGGCTTCCTCGCAACGGTCAGTGTCGACGCGCTGACACAGGCGGCCAAGCGCGGCCTCGATTATGCATCCAGCCTCGGGGAAGTTGCGCAGCAACTCGGCGTAACCACGGACGCGCTTCAGGAATATCGCTACGCCGCGTCGCAGGCTGGTCTTTCCCAGGAGGAAATGGACCAGGCGCTGTCGCAGCTCACCCGCCGCATTGGCGAGGCAGCGAGCGGGACAAAGGCGCAGGCCGAGGCCTTCACGAAGCTCGGCATCTCGGTCAAGGACGCGAACGGGAACGTCATGGACGCCGGTCGGGCGATCCCCATGATCGCCGATGCGCTGCAAAAGATCGAGAGCCCGGCCGAGCGCGCCGCGATCCTCATGGACTTGTTCGGACGCGCCGGCCAGAAGCTCGAACCGCTGCTTTCGGGTGGTTCGGCGGCTGTGAACGAGTTGCGCGACGCGGCGCACAAGCTCGGCATCGTCCTGTCGGAAGACCAGATTCAACGGGCGGACGAGACGGCGGACAAGCTTTCCGCTCTCAAGCAAGTCCTTGAGGCGCGTATCGCGGGGGCAGTCTCGGACAACGCCAGTGCGATCCTCTCGCTTGCCAACGCGCTGGCCAGCGTCGTTGACTGGGCGGGCAAGGCCGCAGACGCCTACCGCCGGTTCAAGCTCGAACAGGGGCTGCGGGAATCGCAGGCGATGCAGACGGGCTGGTTCCGCTCCGATGCTGACCGCGCCAAGGGCCAGCGGGACGAGCAGCTGTATCGCTACGAAATTGCCAAGATGGACGGCAAGGTCGACACGACCGGCGGCTTCCGGGACTACCGCATCACCGGGATCGGAGGCGCCAGCGCAACCCCAGCACCCGGGGCTGTCGCATCTGCGGCGACAACTAAGAAGACGAAGGCAGCTACTGCCGGACCTTCAGGCCCATCTGCCGCCGAGATCATGGCCCGCATCGACAGCCAGTTGGCGTCTATGGCGCAGCAGGCCCTGTCCGCGATGGAGAGCGTCGCCAAGTCCGCCGATGAGCGTGCGGAACTTGAACTGCGCAGCGTCGAGCTGGCGCGCGTTCGGGCCTTGCGAGAGGTTGACACTGACACGGACCTTGACCGGCTCGGCAAAGAGGGAGCGGCGAACCAGCGTGCGCGCCTCAAGACGCAGATCGAGGCGTTGGCCGATGCCGAACGCGACCGCATCGAGCAGCGCCGGAAGGCGGAACTCGAACAAGACGCCCGCGACCTCGCCCAGGAACGCTACAGCACCGATCGCGACGGATTGCAGATCCAGTACGATCTCGCGGACAGTCAGACCGAGCGGAAACGCCTTGCGCTCGAAATGCTCGACCTCGAGCTGCGCTATCAGAAGGCGCTGCTCGAAGGCGTGATCGCTTCGGAAACTGCGACCGAGGCAGAGAAAAAGCGCGCTCAGGCGGCACTCGACGGTCTTAATGCAACAGCATCCGGCAAGCGCGAGGCGGCCTCGCGGTCCAACGAGACGCCGCTGGAAGCATATCGTCGGAAGCTCGATCGCAGTCCGGACGCGATCAACGAGCAAGTCGAATCCTACGTCGTCGAAGAACTCGACAACGTCCGCGACGGCATCCGCGGTGCGCTGGAAAAGGCGATCGGCACCGACGATCCGCTGATTTCTGGCCTGCTGAACCTCTTGATCGAGCAGGTCATTCTGCGTCCACTCGCCGAAGCTCTGGCGAGCGCGTCCGGCGGGGGCGGCGGATTTCTCGGTGCCGTCGCGTCCGGCATCGGCTCATTGTTCGGCCGAGCATCGGGCGGATACGTCGCGCCTGGCCAGATGGTGCGGGTCAACGAAGGCGCGTCGCCGGGTCGCGTGGAAGGCTTCATCCCGCAGGGCGGCGGACACATCGTGCCGCTGGGCCGCATGAATGCGCTGCGCCAGGCAGGCGGTCAGAAGGTTTTTCAGATCAGCATCGACGCTCGCAACAGCGTTACCCCCGACGGATTTGCGCGCGAACTGTCGAGCCAAATCCTGCGCCAGGCCGCCGCGATGGACGGCCAGACTGCGCAAGCAGTCCTCAAGGCCGCGCCGGGCCGGATGAGCCAGTACCAGCGGGACAAAATCTGATGCCCTCGTACCGCGAAAGCTTCGTGTTCTACATCGATACCCCAGATCCGGCTGTATTCTGGTCCGGCGTCGGCCCGCTCCTTCTTGCGGCCGATGCCGTGGTCCCGAGCCCGATAATCATCATGGGCGCAGGGCAGCTTGTCGACATTCCCGCTCTGGAGCAGCTGATCAACGGCAAGGCGCAGCGTCTCGAAGTTACACTGTCGGGCGTCAGCGAGGAAACAGTCGCGCTTGCTGCCGAAGAGGCCCCTACCATACCGGGGGCACCGGTTTACATCGGCCGGATCGAGTTCGACGAAAACTGGCAGGTCGTGGCCATCGAATGGGAATGGACCGGTCAGGGCATCGGGCTATCGGTGAGCAGTCAGGACAGCAGCGGCCTGCGTGTTCGAAGCCTCGTTCTGACGATCGGCGCTGGTGACACCTCACGTCGTCGGTCGGCCTTTGCCTACTTCACCGATGCCGACCAGCGCTACGACTTCCCGGACGACGCTGTGTTCAGCAACGTCGGGGGCATCTCGCAGGGCACGACCCGTCGCTGGGGGCCGAACTGATGCCGGATCTGGGCGACTTCCTCGTTGCAGCCTCGCATCGCAAACATCGCTACGGCGAATGGGATTGCTGCACGTTCCCGGCAGACTGGTGCATCGCCAACGGCTGGCCTGACCCGATGGCCGAGTGGCGGGGCGGCTACATCGACGCCAGCGCTGCCGATGACGGGCTTCTGCCCTTGTTCGCCGCAGGCATGTTCGGCTCCGGCATTGGCGCCACGAAAGAACCGGTCGCGGGCGACGTAGGTGTCGTCTCGGTCCTGGGGCAGGAGGCGGGGGCGATCTTCACTGGCAAGCGGTGGGCGTTGGTCGCGCCGCGCGGACTGGCTTTCGCTTCGCTGGAGCCGAGTTGTGTCCTGATGGCTTGGAGTGTGACGCGTGGGTAAACTGCTGGGCTCCATATTGCTGATCGGCGCGGCGCTGGCTGTAAATTTCATCCCGGGTGTCGGACAGGCACTCAGCGGTGCGCTCGGCGGCGTCATTGCAGGCACGGGTGTCTACGCCACTACGGCGTTTTCGATCGCATCGACCCTCGTATCCGGCCTGACGCTGGGCGTGACTGCGTTGGGTTTGCAATCCCTTGGCGGCATTCTCGGCTCAGGCGGGATCAAATCCGAAACCCTCGAATCCGCCAAGAAACAACCTCGTCCAGAGCGCGTGTCGGCCTATGGCCGCCTCCGACTCTACGGCGCGTGGATCGTCTACGAGACGGCCTCGGAAAGCAGCGTCGTTTCCGGCGGAGGCGTCGGCACTGCCGTCGACATCTTCGCCATCCACGACGGCGAAATGGACGGTCTGGAACAGCGCTATCTCAACGACGACAAGGTCTACCTGTCCGGCGATTTCGTGACGCCGGGTTCTGACGGGCGATACGGAGACCTCAAGGTCAGCTTCTACCACACGACCGGTACCATCCCCGGCACGGGCGGGACGAACGACCCCGCAAAGCGCCTTCTCGGACCGTCGGTCTGGACCGAAGATCACCGTGGCGACGGTGTTGTCCTCGTTTTTCTGTTCTGCGCTCCGGTCTCGAAGAAGTTCCAGGAGATCTACCCGCAGGGCATTGCACCGATCCCGTCGCTGGTCGCGCGCTGGCAGGCTTGCCCAGATCCAGCGGCTGTCGATCCCCTTGACGAGGGCAGCTGGACGTGGACCGAGAACCCGGTGCGTCAGCTTCTGCACTACATGCTGGTACGCGAAGGTCCGCGCCCTGCCCTGCCACGCAGCCACGTCGACTATGCCACGGAACTCGCGGCGCTGCGCACTGCCTGGTGGAACCGCTACATTGCACCGACGCTGAACTACTGGACCGACGCCGCCGCCGTTTGCGATGAGGCTCGCTCGCTCAAGGCGGGCGGATCGGAAGCAAAGTATCGGTGCTGTCTCGCCCACAAGCACACGGATTCACCGGAGGAGGTCAAGAGCGCCTTCCTGACTGCGTTCGATGGCTGGATGGCACCGCGCGCGGACGGGGCGTACGTGATCTATGCCGGCAAGAGTTACACGCCGACGGTCAGCATCGGACCGGACGAGATCGTCTCCTATACGTGGGACGGCGGCGGCGTCGACGACGACGAGGCGGTCAACGAGCTGGTGTGCACCTATGTCTCGTCGCTCCACGACTATAACACCGTCCAGTGCGACCCGTGGCGTGACGACGGCGACATCACCGCGCGCGGCCGGATACTGTCCTCGAACTTCGATCCCAACGTGCCCAGCCATGCCCAGAGCCGCTATCTGGCGAAGCGCAAGATGGCGCGCCAGAACGCGATCAATCGCGGAACCGTGACGACCAACATTGCCGGTCGCGCCGCGCGCGGCGAACGCTACATCAACCTGCGCATCGAGGAGGCCGGGGCGGTTTTCTTTGATGGCGTGGCTGAAATCACGGGCCTGTCGCGTTCGCTGACGGGGGGCGTGACGTTCCAGTGGGTCGAGTTCGATCCCAATGTCGATGCATGGACGCCAGTCACCGAGGAAGGCGAACCGGCGGCCGTCGGGAACCGGGTAGCGCCCGAATCCCTCACAACGCCGAGCATCACGGGGTCGGCGGCGGAGTTTGATGGCGCGGACGCCTACCTCGCGCTCGATGTGGATGGGCCCGACCGCGACGACGTAACCTGGTTCGCGCATTGGCGCATCGATGGTGCAACGGTCTGGGGGGCTGATCTCACCTATCCCGATATCGATGCCGGTTCACCGATCGCTCTACGGGTCGGGCCGGTGACCGTAGATCAGGATATCGAGGTGGAAGTGGCCTATCAGGTCGGGGACGGGCGCGTGTCCGAGTGGTCGGCGCCGGTCACGGTCAGCACGGTCTCCGAAATCATCTACGACGGTGGCACGGCATGACGACGACCGTCTCGATCCGCTTCAAGTTCCGGCGCGGGACCGCTTCCGAGTGGACGACCGCAAATCCGGTGTTGCTTGCCGGGGAGCCGGGTCTGGAAACCGACACCGGCAAGATGAAGTTTGGCGACGGTACAACTGCTTGGAACAGCCTGGCCTATTTCGGCGGTACTCCGGTGATTGCCGATGGGTCTATCACGCTCGCCAAGTTGGCTGACGTTGCGACCGGGACCGTGTTCTATCGCAAGACCGCAGGCTCTGGCGCTCCCGAAGTCCAGACCCTTGCTACGCTGAAGACGGATCTCGGGCTTACTGGCACCAACAGCGGCGATGCCCCGTGCATCATCGACATCTTCACCTCTAGCGGTACATGGACGAAGCGGGCCGGCCTCAAGGCGGCACGCACTGTGGTCATCGGCGCCGGCGGCGGTGGCGCCGCCGGCCGCAAAGGTGCGGCAGGTTCTGCCCGATCGGGCGGCGGCGGAGGGGGCGGCGGTGCGTTCTCTGAATCCATCATTCCGGCAACGCTGCTCGGTGCGACAGAAACGGTCACGGTTGGAACTGGCGGCGCCGGCGCTCCTGCGCAGTCTACAAACTCAACCGATGGAGCGGCGGGCACTGCGGGCGGGCTGTCGTCCTTCGGGGGGCATGTCTACGCGCGCGGGGGCAATGGCGGCAGCGCGGGTGCATCTGCCAACCTCGCGGCAGGATTTGCGGCGGGCGGCGTGTTCTCTGGCGG includes the following:
- a CDS encoding phage tail tape measure protein; this encodes MPEIDPVILQLQADLKQYRSDLTGAQRLTETKLAAIEARGVAMGQNIRKGFDLAKGAAIGFLATVSVDALTQAAKRGLDYASSLGEVAQQLGVTTDALQEYRYAASQAGLSQEEMDQALSQLTRRIGEAASGTKAQAEAFTKLGISVKDANGNVMDAGRAIPMIADALQKIESPAERAAILMDLFGRAGQKLEPLLSGGSAAVNELRDAAHKLGIVLSEDQIQRADETADKLSALKQVLEARIAGAVSDNASAILSLANALASVVDWAGKAADAYRRFKLEQGLRESQAMQTGWFRSDADRAKGQRDEQLYRYEIAKMDGKVDTTGGFRDYRITGIGGASATPAPGAVASAATTKKTKAATAGPSGPSAAEIMARIDSQLASMAQQALSAMESVAKSADERAELELRSVELARVRALREVDTDTDLDRLGKEGAANQRARLKTQIEALADAERDRIEQRRKAELEQDARDLAQERYSTDRDGLQIQYDLADSQTERKRLALEMLDLELRYQKALLEGVIASETATEAEKKRAQAALDGLNATASGKREAASRSNETPLEAYRRKLDRSPDAINEQVESYVVEELDNVRDGIRGALEKAIGTDDPLISGLLNLLIEQVILRPLAEALASASGGGGGFLGAVASGIGSLFGRASGGYVAPGQMVRVNEGASPGRVEGFIPQGGGHIVPLGRMNALRQAGGQKVFQISIDARNSVTPDGFARELSSQILRQAAAMDGQTAQAVLKAAPGRMSQYQRDKI
- a CDS encoding glycine-rich domain-containing protein, which codes for MTTTVSIRFKFRRGTASEWTTANPVLLAGEPGLETDTGKMKFGDGTTAWNSLAYFGGTPVIADGSITLAKLADVATGTVFYRKTAGSGAPEVQTLATLKTDLGLTGTNSGDAPCIIDIFTSSGTWTKRAGLKAARTVVIGAGGGGAAGRKGAAGSARSGGGGGGGGAFSESIIPATLLGATETVTVGTGGAGAPAQSTNSTDGAAGTAGGLSSFGGHVYARGGNGGSAGASANLAAGFAAGGVFSGGTGGPTSVTATPSAASSVGTFAATGGGGGGSISTGNSALTPGTGGSQTAGASLNGGTAGTAGGNGGAGNAPAAGTPRGGSGGGGGAPNLSGNSGAGGNGGLYGGGGGGGGAGVDSVGNSGAGGNGADGLVIVFNYF
- a CDS encoding DUF6950 family protein; the protein is MPDLGDFLVAASHRKHRYGEWDCCTFPADWCIANGWPDPMAEWRGGYIDASAADDGLLPLFAAGMFGSGIGATKEPVAGDVGVVSVLGQEAGAIFTGKRWALVAPRGLAFASLEPSCVLMAWSVTRG